In a single window of the Syntrophorhabdaceae bacterium genome:
- a CDS encoding 4Fe-4S binding protein, translated as MDQYKWHELTVGCVIEEVGNAMEYKTGDWRSSKPVWNWEKCTKCGLCWLFCPDASIRQRDDGFYEADLDYCKGCGICAKECKPVAITMVEEER; from the coding sequence ATGGATCAATACAAGTGGCATGAACTAACAGTAGGTTGTGTTATTGAAGAGGTTGGAAACGCTATGGAGTATAAGACCGGAGACTGGCGTTCTTCCAAACCCGTCTGGAACTGGGAAAAATGCACCAAGTGTGGTCTTTGTTGGCTCTTCTGCCCCGACGCCTCCATCCGCCAGAGAGATGACGGCTTCTATGAGGCGGACCTGGACTATTGCAAGGGTTGCGGCATTTGCGCGAAAGAATGCAAACCGGTCGCCATTACAATGGTTGAGGAGGAACGATGA
- a CDS encoding GYD domain-containing protein, translating into MPIYIMISTLTDEGRKTIKKHPERIEEVNREIESMGAKVLAQYAVLGQYDFLNILEAPNNEAIAKLSIELGSRGTIQIITLPAIPVEDFIARMV; encoded by the coding sequence ATGCCAATCTATATTATGATCAGCACGTTAACGGATGAGGGACGGAAGACCATCAAGAAGCATCCCGAGAGGATCGAAGAGGTCAACAGGGAGATCGAGAGCATGGGTGCAAAGGTTCTTGCCCAGTACGCGGTTCTTGGCCAGTACGATTTTCTCAATATCCTCGAGGCCCCCAATAACGAAGCGATAGCAAAGTTGTCGATAGAACTGGGTTCCAGAGGTACAATACAGATCATAACCCTTCCCGCGATACCCGTTGAGGACTTCATCGCGAGAATGGTTTGA
- a CDS encoding DUF4115 domain-containing protein has product MSLDLKKIGNTLREQREEKGLTIVNISDSLCLRKSLVQAIENGDWQALPHEVYVRGYLKEYAHLLDMKDDVLELEMPVEEMTVPEAPVKNKTLNETRRVRRRAIFYPLIFVLIIAFFVLNQIYKERSASRPTSREVAQPASANVRTTPGDQAAILPEFQDIKKLMVTCNERTWVSVVIDGSEKKEFMLNPEDIIVLNAKEDFDLLIGNAAGVKLNLNGKEIELTGQSGEVKRIKVS; this is encoded by the coding sequence ATGTCACTAGACCTTAAGAAAATAGGTAATACTCTTAGGGAGCAACGGGAAGAGAAAGGGTTGACGATCGTCAACATATCGGATTCCTTGTGCCTGCGGAAATCGTTGGTGCAGGCGATAGAAAACGGTGATTGGCAGGCGCTTCCTCATGAGGTCTATGTGAGAGGCTACCTCAAGGAATATGCACATCTCCTTGATATGAAAGACGATGTTCTGGAACTGGAAATGCCGGTCGAAGAGATGACGGTCCCGGAGGCTCCGGTAAAGAACAAAACCCTGAACGAGACAAGGCGCGTTCGAAGACGCGCCATATTTTATCCCCTTATATTCGTTCTCATAATCGCTTTCTTTGTTCTTAACCAGATATACAAGGAACGCTCAGCCTCAAGACCTACTTCGCGGGAGGTGGCTCAGCCGGCTTCCGCGAATGTGAGAACGACCCCTGGCGATCAAGCGGCGATACTGCCGGAATTTCAGGATATCAAGAAGCTTATGGTAACCTGCAATGAAAGGACCTGGGTTAGCGTGGTCATTGACGGGAGCGAGAAAAAGGAATTCATGCTCAACCCCGAAGATATTATCGTGCTGAACGCAAAGGAAGACTTCGATCTTCTCATCGGGAACGCAGCTGGTGTGAAACTCAATTTAAATGGTAAAGAAATCGAACTGACCGGTCAGAGCGGTGAGGTTAAACGGATAAAGGTTTCGTAA
- a CDS encoding radical SAM protein, translating to MQNVFGPVPSRRLGYSLGVDIIPPKYCSYDCIYCQAGKTTDKEILRKRFYDPEVIVAQVADRVATTQQVDIITFSGSGEPTLNLDLGVMIRGVKKRVATPVAVITNGSLLHDREVRADLAEADVVLPSLDAVSEEAFKRINRPHPLLDVESVIAGLKKFRQGYTGPIWLEIMLIRNVNDDPDELKKMAHIVSTLGMDKIQLNTVTRPPSDEKAGRLEEDKLQAICKLFGPACEVICSFEKVAEMPAQADWSGIILETLKRRPLTLDDVVKTTSLSHFQAKTRLKAMEEEGLVKSYVLGDDLFYIIP from the coding sequence ATGCAGAACGTATTCGGTCCCGTCCCTTCAAGAAGACTCGGTTACTCCCTCGGAGTCGATATCATACCCCCAAAATACTGCAGTTACGACTGCATCTATTGCCAGGCCGGAAAGACCACGGATAAGGAGATATTGCGCAAGAGGTTTTACGATCCCGAGGTGATAGTCGCCCAGGTCGCGGACAGGGTAGCCACGACGCAGCAGGTTGATATAATTACGTTTTCAGGTTCAGGTGAACCAACCCTCAATTTGGACCTCGGCGTTATGATCAGGGGGGTCAAGAAGAGGGTCGCGACTCCTGTTGCCGTCATCACGAACGGCTCACTCCTGCACGACAGGGAAGTCAGGGCGGACCTCGCGGAAGCGGATGTCGTTCTGCCCTCTCTCGATGCCGTGAGCGAAGAAGCCTTCAAAAGGATCAACAGGCCTCACCCGCTCCTGGATGTCGAAAGTGTCATCGCGGGGCTGAAGAAATTCCGGCAGGGATATACCGGGCCGATCTGGCTCGAGATTATGCTCATAAGAAACGTCAACGATGACCCCGATGAGTTGAAGAAGATGGCTCATATCGTTTCAACCCTGGGTATGGACAAGATCCAGCTCAATACCGTCACACGGCCTCCCAGCGATGAGAAAGCGGGTAGGCTGGAGGAAGATAAGCTGCAGGCGATATGCAAACTTTTTGGTCCTGCCTGCGAGGTCATCTGTTCATTTGAAAAAGTGGCGGAAATGCCTGCCCAGGCGGACTGGTCGGGAATTATTCTCGAGACCCTCAAGAGACGGCCTCTTACCCTCGACGACGTGGTGAAGACCACCAGTCTTTCCCATTTTCAGGCGAAGACCAGGTTGAAGGCGATGGAGGAGGAAGGGCTCGTCAAGAGCTACGTTCTGGGCGACGATCTTTTCTACATCATCCCGTAG
- a CDS encoding helix-turn-helix domain-containing protein, protein MLSKVNDDDEVYSNILSHVEDIFIQAALRITDNNISKAARLLGINRNTLSKKLKVSSHNTMEM, encoded by the coding sequence TTGTTATCAAAGGTAAATGACGACGATGAGGTCTATTCAAACATTCTCTCGCATGTCGAAGACATCTTCATTCAAGCCGCACTCAGGATAACGGACAACAACATCTCAAAGGCTGCCAGACTCCTTGGCATAAACAGGAACACCCTGAGCAAGAAGCTCAAGGTGTCTTCGCACAACACAATGGAGATGTAA
- a CDS encoding YebC/PmpR family DNA-binding transcriptional regulator — protein MSGHSKWSSIKDKKGAADAKRGKIFTKLIREITTAARIGGADAESNSRLRVAVDNAKAENMPKDNIERAIKKGTGALDGADAYEEYNYEGYGPGGVAILIETLTDNKKRTTAEVRHILSRLNGNLGEVGCVSWLFGKKGFMAFDKKVVDGDRIMELALEAGAEDITDDENEIEVYTEISNFENLKKVFEENKIPHVVAELSMVPQNYVKLEGKNAETMLKLMDALEDSDDVQKVYANFDIDAAEMERLTS, from the coding sequence ATGTCAGGACATAGCAAATGGAGTTCCATTAAGGACAAAAAAGGCGCGGCGGATGCCAAGCGCGGGAAGATCTTTACAAAACTGATCAGAGAGATAACGACCGCGGCACGGATAGGCGGGGCTGACGCCGAATCTAATTCGCGGCTTCGCGTTGCTGTTGACAACGCGAAGGCTGAGAATATGCCGAAGGACAACATCGAACGTGCCATTAAGAAAGGAACCGGCGCGCTCGACGGTGCTGACGCCTACGAGGAATATAACTATGAAGGCTATGGCCCGGGCGGCGTCGCCATCCTCATAGAAACCCTCACCGACAATAAGAAACGCACCACGGCGGAGGTCAGGCATATCCTTTCCCGCCTGAACGGCAATCTGGGAGAGGTGGGATGCGTCTCCTGGCTTTTCGGCAAAAAGGGCTTCATGGCATTTGACAAGAAGGTTGTCGATGGCGACAGGATCATGGAACTTGCACTTGAAGCTGGCGCTGAAGATATAACCGATGATGAGAATGAGATAGAGGTCTATACGGAGATATCCAATTTTGAGAACCTCAAGAAGGTCTTTGAGGAAAATAAGATACCTCACGTTGTTGCCGAACTGAGCATGGTCCCCCAGAATTATGTGAAGCTCGAGGGAAAGAATGCGGAGACGATGCTCAAACTGATGGATGCCCTTGAAGATTCCGACGATGTTCAGAAGGTCTATGCGAACTTCGATATTGACGCAGCTGAGATGGAACGGCTGACAAGCTGA
- a CDS encoding transketolase C-terminal domain-containing protein has protein sequence MSIKTGMEVSIAASEAAKLARVEVIAAYPITPQTHIVEHLSEIVANGELDAAYINVESEHSAMSACVGASATGARTFTSTSSQGMELMHEILFIASGLRLPIVMASVNRALSSPLSIWGDHSDIMAARDTGWIMLFCENGQEVVDSIIMAFKMAEDRRVLLPLMVNLDGFSLSHVIEPIEFPSQEDVDRFLPPYNPLYTLHPDKPVTMGAYAMPELYTEAKYAQEMAIRNSKGVIKEVMDQFTKEFGRAYNIVETYNVEKADTVFMALGSINENIKTAIDNLKEQGKELGLVSLRLFRPFPDAELLEVLKDKKKVAVLERVMPGGAMNGPLFNEVASLAISNGLRIQLENFIFGLGGRDVEPEELMDLYEQVVSSAKVSHADNKNYGVIGVRS, from the coding sequence ATGAGCATAAAGACAGGTATGGAAGTTTCGATAGCGGCATCGGAAGCGGCCAAACTCGCCCGCGTGGAGGTAATCGCCGCTTACCCCATCACGCCTCAGACACATATAGTCGAACATCTGTCTGAAATAGTCGCCAACGGTGAACTCGATGCCGCCTATATCAACGTCGAGTCGGAGCACTCAGCCATGTCCGCCTGTGTCGGCGCCAGCGCCACCGGAGCCAGGACGTTCACATCAACGAGTTCCCAGGGCATGGAACTCATGCACGAGATCCTTTTCATAGCTTCCGGTCTGAGGCTTCCCATCGTGATGGCCTCTGTCAACCGTGCGCTGTCATCTCCGCTGTCCATCTGGGGAGACCATTCCGACATCATGGCGGCCCGCGATACGGGATGGATCATGCTTTTTTGCGAGAATGGTCAGGAGGTCGTGGACTCGATCATCATGGCTTTCAAGATGGCTGAGGACAGGCGGGTGCTTCTGCCCCTCATGGTAAATCTGGACGGGTTCTCCTTGAGCCATGTCATTGAACCCATAGAATTTCCGTCACAGGAGGACGTGGATCGTTTCCTGCCTCCGTACAACCCCTTGTATACACTTCACCCGGACAAGCCTGTGACAATGGGCGCTTATGCTATGCCGGAGCTCTACACCGAAGCGAAGTACGCCCAGGAGATGGCCATTCGGAATTCGAAAGGCGTTATTAAGGAGGTTATGGACCAGTTCACCAAGGAATTCGGCAGAGCATACAACATAGTCGAAACCTACAACGTGGAGAAGGCCGATACGGTCTTCATGGCACTGGGGTCCATAAACGAGAACATCAAGACCGCGATCGACAATCTGAAGGAGCAGGGTAAGGAACTTGGCCTCGTCTCCCTGAGGCTTTTCAGACCTTTCCCGGACGCAGAGCTTCTCGAAGTCCTTAAGGATAAAAAGAAAGTCGCCGTACTGGAGCGGGTAATGCCGGGCGGCGCAATGAACGGTCCGCTGTTCAATGAAGTGGCGAGCTTGGCCATCAGCAACGGGCTTAGGATCCAGCTCGAGAATTTCATATTCGGCCTCGGTGGCAGGGATGTGGAACCCGAAGAGCTGATGGACTTGTACGAACAGGTTGTTTCTTCAGCAAAGGTATCCCATGCTGACAACAAGAATTACGGCGTAATAGGGGTGAGATCATGA
- a CDS encoding 3-isopropylmalate dehydrogenase: MSKEFNIGVIPGDGTGPEVIAEGVKVLTAASKKFGFSLNFTYYDIGGERYMRTGETLPDSVLNELRQFDAIYLGAIGHPDVKPGILEKDILLRTRFELDQYINLRPVKLYEGVETPLKDKGPKEIDFVVVRENTEGLYTGSGGVLKKGTKDEVAVQESINTRKGVERCLRFAFEYTRRRNREKKLTLCGKTNVLTFAFNLWERAFYEVAEEYPDIKTDYAHVDATCMWMVKNPEWFDVIVTDNMFGDIITDLGAMIQGGMGIACGGNINPEGVSMYEPIGGSAPKYTGKNVINPMAAILAGAMMLEFLSLGEASSAIEGSVQRAIRNDLKSMEAGKMGMGTKEAGDLIAGYVAG, encoded by the coding sequence ATGTCGAAAGAATTCAATATCGGTGTGATACCAGGCGACGGCACGGGACCTGAGGTCATAGCCGAGGGGGTCAAGGTTCTTACGGCTGCTTCTAAGAAATTTGGCTTTTCCTTGAATTTCACGTACTACGACATTGGCGGGGAGCGTTACATGAGGACGGGCGAAACACTTCCCGACAGTGTTCTGAACGAACTCAGGCAGTTCGATGCCATCTATCTCGGTGCCATTGGGCATCCCGATGTGAAACCAGGCATCCTGGAAAAGGATATTCTCTTAAGGACACGCTTTGAACTGGACCAGTACATCAATCTCAGGCCCGTCAAGCTCTATGAGGGTGTGGAGACGCCCCTGAAAGACAAGGGACCGAAGGAGATCGATTTCGTCGTTGTCAGGGAAAACACGGAGGGGCTTTACACCGGTTCAGGAGGCGTTCTGAAAAAGGGAACGAAGGACGAGGTGGCCGTTCAGGAATCGATCAATACCCGCAAAGGGGTCGAGCGGTGCCTGAGGTTTGCCTTTGAATACACGAGAAGGAGGAACCGGGAGAAGAAATTGACCCTTTGCGGCAAGACAAACGTTCTCACCTTCGCCTTTAATCTCTGGGAGCGTGCCTTTTACGAGGTCGCCGAGGAGTATCCCGATATAAAGACGGATTACGCCCATGTCGACGCAACCTGCATGTGGATGGTCAAGAATCCCGAGTGGTTCGACGTCATTGTGACGGACAACATGTTCGGGGACATAATCACGGACCTGGGGGCTATGATCCAGGGAGGCATGGGGATAGCTTGTGGCGGCAACATCAATCCCGAGGGGGTATCGATGTACGAGCCCATAGGTGGATCGGCGCCGAAATACACGGGAAAGAACGTCATAAACCCCATGGCGGCCATCCTCGCCGGCGCGATGATGCTCGAGTTCCTGTCCCTGGGCGAGGCATCGTCAGCCATCGAGGGCTCGGTTCAGAGGGCAATTAGGAACGACCTCAAGTCTATGGAGGCAGGCAAGATGGGGATGGGGACAAAGGAAGCGGGAGACCTTATCGCGGGGTACGTTGCGGGGTAG
- the purD gene encoding phosphoribosylamine--glycine ligase produces MNVLVIGSGGREHALCWKLSRSAGVDRLYCIPGNGGIADLAECHDINPGDTDSLIAFTRRMKVDLVVVGPENPLADGIVDAFEAKGIPIFGPVARGAAIEASKIFSKELMRDSSVPTAPFQVFNDHKEALKYISAKEIPFVIKADGLCAGKGAYVIKNMAEAESVLTELMVNGIYGDAGRRVVIEEFLPGIEASYLAFADGNTILPMPASQDHKPLLDNDLGPNTGGMGAYTPIPFLNDALEREIRDGIMLKTIAAMRKIGISYKGVLYGGLMLSAGKPYVIEFNARFGDPETQPIIFKMESDLLPVLVACVEGKLRDLGEITWREGVSVCVVIASKGYPEKPEKGKVIRGLDALAGRDDVMVFHAGTKKVGSQYHTAGGRVLGVTAMGPTYEEAIMKAYEAVGLIDFEGMYYRRDIGKKALITQ; encoded by the coding sequence GTGAACGTTCTTGTCATAGGATCGGGCGGAAGGGAACATGCCCTGTGTTGGAAGCTTTCCAGATCGGCCGGAGTCGACAGGCTCTACTGCATTCCCGGGAACGGCGGCATCGCCGACCTGGCAGAATGTCATGATATCAACCCGGGTGATACTGACAGCCTTATTGCATTCACCAGAAGGATGAAGGTCGATCTTGTTGTCGTTGGTCCCGAAAACCCTCTCGCGGACGGCATTGTCGACGCCTTCGAAGCAAAAGGCATACCGATATTCGGTCCCGTAGCGCGCGGCGCTGCCATAGAGGCGAGCAAGATCTTTTCAAAAGAGCTGATGAGGGACAGTTCGGTCCCTACGGCTCCCTTTCAGGTTTTTAACGATCACAAAGAGGCGCTGAAATACATATCGGCAAAGGAGATCCCATTTGTCATCAAGGCTGACGGGCTTTGTGCAGGGAAGGGCGCCTATGTTATAAAAAACATGGCCGAGGCGGAATCGGTGCTCACGGAACTTATGGTCAACGGGATTTACGGCGACGCCGGAAGAAGGGTGGTCATAGAAGAATTCCTACCCGGCATAGAGGCGTCGTACCTCGCCTTCGCTGACGGTAACACAATACTTCCTATGCCTGCCTCCCAGGACCACAAACCGCTTCTCGACAATGATCTTGGACCGAATACGGGCGGGATGGGGGCGTATACGCCCATACCTTTTCTCAATGACGCCCTCGAGCGTGAGATACGCGATGGTATCATGTTGAAGACAATCGCGGCCATGCGAAAGATCGGCATTTCATACAAAGGGGTCCTCTACGGTGGACTGATGCTCTCCGCGGGGAAGCCCTATGTGATTGAATTTAATGCTCGTTTTGGTGACCCAGAAACACAGCCCATAATCTTTAAGATGGAAAGCGATCTCTTGCCCGTTCTCGTGGCGTGCGTGGAAGGGAAGCTCAGGGACCTGGGGGAGATCACCTGGAGAGAAGGCGTGAGCGTCTGTGTGGTCATCGCCTCGAAGGGGTATCCCGAGAAGCCGGAAAAAGGCAAGGTGATTCGTGGACTCGACGCGTTGGCAGGCAGGGATGACGTCATGGTCTTTCACGCCGGCACGAAAAAAGTGGGTTCCCAGTATCATACTGCCGGTGGGCGGGTTCTGGGCGTTACCGCAATGGGCCCGACGTACGAGGAAGCGATAATGAAGGCATACGAGGCCGTGGGTCTCATCGATTTCGAGGGAATGTACTACCGCAGGGATATCGGGAAGAAGGCCCTGATTACCCAGTAG
- the porB gene encoding pyruvate synthase subunit PorB, which translates to MKSLERYTDNPEFEYATSGHRACQGCAEILALRLGLKVFGGDSIIAMATGCMEIISTPLPTTSWRLPWIHVAFENAAAVASGIESGIGILMEKGKIAKKDINVIAIAGDGGTTDIGLQALSGAMERGHNFTYICVDNEAYMNTGIQRSSSTPFGAMTTTSPPGKKSFGQKTQKKNMPKIAAAHNIPYVATACPSYPFDFLAKVKKAKETKGPAYIHVLSVCPTGWRIPSDQAIHYGRLAVRTGIFPLYEVENGKYRITYSPEPLRPVSEYIKGQGRFRHLTDDLIAQIQEHVNQDWQDLKSHSEIK; encoded by the coding sequence ATGAAAAGTCTTGAGCGATATACGGATAATCCTGAGTTTGAATACGCAACCTCGGGACACAGGGCCTGTCAGGGCTGCGCTGAGATCCTTGCACTGAGGCTGGGCCTCAAGGTTTTCGGCGGGGACTCCATCATTGCCATGGCAACGGGGTGCATGGAGATCATTTCGACACCCCTTCCAACGACATCGTGGCGACTACCCTGGATCCATGTTGCCTTTGAGAACGCGGCGGCAGTAGCCTCCGGCATCGAGTCGGGCATAGGCATTCTTATGGAAAAGGGGAAGATCGCCAAGAAGGACATCAATGTCATCGCCATAGCGGGTGACGGAGGAACAACTGATATCGGGCTTCAGGCTCTCTCCGGAGCAATGGAAAGAGGGCACAACTTTACTTATATCTGCGTTGACAATGAAGCATACATGAACACCGGCATTCAGCGCTCTTCATCGACTCCTTTCGGCGCGATGACTACCACGAGCCCTCCGGGCAAGAAGAGCTTCGGTCAGAAAACCCAGAAGAAGAACATGCCCAAGATAGCAGCTGCGCACAATATCCCCTACGTAGCCACCGCCTGCCCGTCCTATCCCTTTGATTTCCTGGCAAAGGTAAAGAAGGCAAAGGAGACGAAGGGCCCGGCGTACATTCACGTCCTCTCTGTCTGTCCCACGGGCTGGAGGATACCCTCCGACCAGGCCATCCATTATGGAAGGCTTGCCGTTCGGACTGGCATATTCCCACTTTATGAGGTTGAGAACGGAAAGTACAGAATAACCTATAGCCCGGAACCATTGAGACCAGTCTCCGAATACATCAAGGGGCAGGGCAGGTTCCGCCATTTGACGGATGATCTCATCGCACAGATCCAGGAGCATGTTAATCAGGACTGGCAAGATCTTAAGAGCCACAGTGAAATAAAGTAG
- a CDS encoding trypsin-like peptidase domain-containing protein produces the protein MDPDIERSLNILGLTEDISLEEVERVYRGLVASRTSWGDVKEINWAYECLREHIAAREAAVTSRETPAAEPEARPANNVSSRRIILGVIVSSAILAAVLAVLAHFNVINLQSSPAPGDLSDIIKSVKPAIVTILTEGTPRGSGFVVSKDGYIVTNAHVMREKTGKAAFTDGSVTVVELIFMDPELDFALLKTADTRQYQYLRLGDSSACFEGETVIAAGTPLSFDTTFTRGIISASKRSFPAYRASFIQTDAALSPGNSGGPLINLKGDVIGVNSLKISGISVEGMGFAVSINDVKQHIIARKRMSDDDLSRQLARMEKKMEEMSQWRNQASAREEKSARDRMVEEQWERDRRRKEFAERVEEANRSLREQKEQEERRIHEEGDRYRKQMREQMETKRKALSECLQAANHRYQTAWNDSCASTGLDAKCKLPYSTARILEQRLMQTRNECFRLYPQ, from the coding sequence ATGGACCCGGACATAGAACGATCCCTCAACATCCTTGGTCTCACCGAAGACATATCTCTTGAGGAAGTCGAACGGGTTTACCGCGGCCTTGTCGCGAGCAGAACCTCCTGGGGTGATGTAAAGGAGATCAATTGGGCCTACGAGTGCCTGAGAGAGCATATTGCCGCAAGGGAAGCTGCCGTGACCTCGCGGGAGACGCCTGCGGCGGAGCCCGAGGCGAGACCCGCCAATAATGTGTCATCGCGCCGGATCATTTTGGGGGTGATTGTCTCCTCGGCAATCCTGGCCGCGGTCCTCGCCGTACTTGCACACTTCAACGTCATCAACCTCCAAAGCAGCCCGGCCCCAGGAGACCTATCGGACATCATTAAGAGCGTGAAGCCGGCGATAGTCACCATTCTCACCGAAGGCACCCCTCGCGGTTCCGGTTTCGTGGTCAGCAAGGACGGCTACATCGTTACCAACGCGCATGTCATGCGCGAAAAGACGGGGAAGGCAGCCTTTACGGACGGTTCCGTCACTGTCGTGGAATTGATCTTCATGGATCCCGAACTGGACTTCGCCCTTCTCAAGACCGCCGACACCCGTCAATATCAGTATCTGCGCCTCGGAGACAGCTCGGCCTGCTTCGAGGGAGAGACCGTGATTGCGGCAGGTACGCCACTTTCATTCGACACGACCTTCACCAGGGGGATAATCAGTGCTTCAAAGCGGTCATTTCCCGCCTACAGGGCATCGTTCATCCAGACGGATGCGGCTCTCAGCCCCGGAAATAGCGGCGGTCCCCTTATCAATCTCAAGGGGGATGTCATCGGTGTCAATTCCCTCAAGATCTCCGGCATCAGCGTCGAAGGCATGGGTTTCGCCGTATCGATCAATGACGTGAAACAGCACATCATCGCCAGGAAGCGCATGAGCGACGATGATCTGTCGCGGCAACTCGCCCGCATGGAGAAGAAGATGGAGGAAATGAGCCAGTGGCGAAACCAGGCCTCAGCCAGGGAGGAAAAGAGCGCCCGGGACAGGATGGTTGAGGAACAGTGGGAACGCGATCGCCGAAGGAAGGAATTTGCTGAACGCGTCGAAGAGGCCAACAGGAGCCTCAGAGAACAAAAGGAGCAGGAAGAGCGCCGCATCCACGAGGAGGGCGACCGGTACAGGAAACAAATGCGCGAACAGATGGAAACGAAGCGCAAGGCCCTTTCTGAATGCCTGCAGGCGGCGAACCACCGCTATCAAACGGCGTGGAACGATTCATGCGCGTCCACAGGTCTCGACGCGAAGTGCAAGCTCCCCTATTCCACCGCAAGGATACTCGAACAGCGTCTCATGCAGACCCGAAATGAATGCTTCCGGCTTTATCCCCA